The following proteins are encoded in a genomic region of Thermococcus pacificus:
- a CDS encoding XTP/dITP diphosphatase has product MRIAFITSNPGKVEEAKKYFEPLGVEVYQLHFPYPEIQADTLEEVAEYGAKWLAKRIDGPFFLDDSGLFINALNGFPGVYSAYVYKTLGIDGILKLMEGVEDRSAYFKSVVAYWDGEVHLFTGRVDGEITRGKRGSKGFGFDPVFKPSGFERTFAEMTTKEKNRISHRGRALKAFAEWLKENLK; this is encoded by the coding sequence ATGAGGATAGCTTTCATCACGTCTAACCCTGGAAAGGTTGAGGAAGCTAAGAAGTACTTTGAACCCCTTGGCGTTGAGGTTTATCAGCTTCACTTCCCCTATCCCGAGATACAGGCCGATACACTCGAGGAAGTGGCCGAGTACGGCGCTAAGTGGCTCGCCAAGAGGATAGACGGCCCTTTCTTCCTCGACGACTCAGGACTTTTCATAAATGCCCTCAACGGCTTTCCGGGCGTTTATTCCGCCTACGTGTACAAAACGCTCGGCATAGACGGAATCCTGAAGCTCATGGAGGGCGTCGAGGACAGGAGTGCCTACTTCAAGAGCGTCGTAGCTTACTGGGACGGTGAGGTGCACCTCTTCACCGGCAGGGTTGATGGGGAAATAACCCGAGGGAAGCGCGGAAGTAAGGGGTTCGGCTTTGACCCGGTTTTCAAACCGTCGGGATTCGAGAGGACTTTCGCCGAAATGACAACCAAGGAGAAGAACAGAATATCACACCGGGGAAGGGCTTTAAAAGCCTTTGCAGAGTGGCTAAAGGAAAACCTTAAATAA
- a CDS encoding LEA type 2 family protein: MNLKAAILGLAIAIILWAGYAVYAAYTLHPQLSAQWGYVDEKTTEIWLDAELSKPLLVPASISNLTIEFMGVPIAEAERFDYSPTGRNARLALAVDNKNLVRALVKYFESGQRGTVNVALRGKLLGVIPINTDIHQEISENILGYLNLSAESKDVAGGLVKTPALVGTTFDWVGEEGGNAVLTAHIKLYNPNGFAIPVGNISFEIQANDIKVGHGKTTKGVVIPAKGYATVDVKTYIEEDSLPKVWATHIRNGEVSKVKADVFLDMTFMKQSYRIKLASYEESVETDIMGELNSMLNEAFG, translated from the coding sequence ATGAACCTGAAAGCCGCAATCCTTGGACTTGCCATCGCCATTATCCTATGGGCAGGCTACGCCGTCTACGCCGCCTACACGCTCCACCCCCAGCTGAGTGCCCAGTGGGGCTACGTCGATGAGAAGACCACAGAGATATGGCTGGACGCAGAGCTGAGCAAGCCCCTCCTTGTCCCTGCATCGATAAGCAACCTCACGATAGAGTTCATGGGGGTGCCCATAGCAGAGGCGGAGAGGTTCGACTACAGCCCGACGGGGAGGAACGCGAGGCTCGCCCTGGCGGTAGACAACAAAAACCTCGTGCGCGCCCTGGTGAAGTATTTCGAGAGCGGGCAGAGGGGCACGGTTAACGTGGCACTCAGGGGCAAACTGCTCGGCGTGATCCCGATAAACACCGATATCCACCAGGAGATAAGTGAGAACATCCTCGGCTACCTCAACCTCAGCGCGGAGAGCAAGGACGTCGCCGGCGGGCTTGTAAAGACCCCTGCACTGGTTGGGACAACCTTCGACTGGGTCGGAGAAGAGGGAGGAAACGCAGTCCTGACCGCCCACATAAAGTTATACAACCCCAACGGGTTCGCAATTCCAGTAGGCAACATCAGCTTCGAGATCCAAGCCAACGACATCAAGGTAGGCCACGGAAAGACCACCAAGGGCGTTGTGATACCTGCGAAGGGCTACGCCACAGTGGACGTTAAAACCTACATCGAAGAGGACTCGCTGCCGAAAGTCTGGGCGACCCACATCAGGAACGGAGAGGTCAGCAAGGTGAAGGCGGACGTATTCCTTGACATGACCTTCATGAAACAGAGCTACAGGATAAAGCTCGCCAGCTACGAGGAGAGCGTGGAGACCGACATAATGGGCGAGCTCAACAGCATGCTGAACGAAGCTTTCGGATGA
- a CDS encoding DUF3201 domain-containing protein, whose translation MNVREVHDFLNEMWEGIFTLNEELKAELPVEGFKVEDVEEVFGAYVFLDGEWRLMKYPHPAFEIKPQIEVGATPESYYFVVAVPKEKVSENFVGLFIEIFPRSFIYGAEDFLNDVYNWRRDGKVSPSEILEKISKSDEKVFQFEANFDSAKALKQGVKRLIELGKRFEIFDL comes from the coding sequence ATGAACGTGAGAGAGGTGCACGACTTTCTGAACGAGATGTGGGAGGGCATATTCACGCTCAACGAGGAACTCAAGGCCGAGCTCCCTGTTGAGGGATTCAAGGTGGAGGACGTTGAGGAGGTCTTCGGAGCTTACGTCTTCCTGGACGGCGAGTGGAGGCTCATGAAGTACCCCCATCCAGCGTTCGAGATAAAGCCCCAGATTGAAGTCGGCGCCACACCGGAGAGCTACTACTTCGTCGTTGCCGTCCCGAAGGAGAAGGTGAGCGAGAACTTCGTCGGGCTGTTCATCGAAATCTTCCCCAGGAGCTTCATCTACGGCGCTGAGGACTTTCTGAACGACGTCTACAACTGGAGGCGCGACGGGAAGGTCTCGCCAAGCGAGATACTCGAGAAGATCTCCAAGAGCGACGAGAAGGTCTTCCAGTTCGAGGCCAACTTTGACTCCGCAAAGGCCCTGAAGCAGGGGGTAAAGAGGCTCATAGAGCTTGGAAAACGCTTTGAAATCTTCGACCTCTGA
- a CDS encoding Lrp/AsnC family transcriptional regulator, with protein sequence MPEPVMEELELLVEILDRHPLESLRRIAESEGIEYYRLKRLHDKYYGKYLTVSASANIRRIGLRSFVAFLSVSPDRLMEVASRVTRNPFIGYANPAFGFKNGLSLTIYVPDKQKKLVGKMLSKYSDDYEYYEVRAYPYSGDEDFGDWYLSYDYAVLLDILKWDARTPITEISRRLGKSRPTVRYMIKRLQEEGIIVKFAPLVDMNIHNRGVIGLTKHLDDEVLERFKEYEITVGVLPGYGYILEWFFSSKEDLGSKVLEFSNYVEKLLIEYFDPVFKEMNDRNLKDRYQRMVKEDGNGYRSILEF encoded by the coding sequence ATGCCCGAACCAGTCATGGAGGAGCTGGAACTTCTTGTTGAGATTCTGGACCGGCACCCTCTAGAGAGCCTAAGGAGGATAGCCGAGAGCGAGGGGATAGAATACTACAGGCTCAAAAGGCTACATGACAAATACTACGGGAAGTACCTCACCGTGAGCGCCTCAGCAAACATCCGGAGGATAGGCCTCCGAAGCTTCGTTGCGTTTCTAAGCGTTTCCCCCGACAGGCTAATGGAGGTCGCGAGCAGAGTTACCCGGAATCCCTTCATAGGCTATGCAAATCCAGCCTTCGGCTTTAAGAACGGACTCTCCCTTACAATCTATGTCCCAGACAAACAGAAGAAGCTCGTGGGCAAGATGCTCTCAAAATATTCGGACGACTATGAGTACTACGAAGTCAGGGCATACCCCTATAGTGGCGACGAGGACTTCGGTGACTGGTATTTAAGCTACGACTACGCGGTTCTCCTCGACATTCTGAAATGGGACGCAAGGACACCTATAACCGAGATATCGCGGCGGCTGGGAAAAAGCAGACCAACCGTGAGGTACATGATAAAGCGCCTGCAGGAGGAGGGCATCATTGTGAAGTTCGCCCCCTTAGTGGACATGAACATCCACAACAGGGGCGTCATAGGATTAACGAAGCACCTGGACGACGAGGTTCTAGAGAGGTTCAAGGAGTACGAGATAACGGTCGGTGTCCTCCCGGGGTACGGCTACATTCTCGAGTGGTTCTTCTCGTCGAAGGAAGACCTCGGGAGCAAGGTTCTGGAGTTCAGCAACTACGTGGAGAAGCTTCTCATAGAGTACTTCGACCCGGTTTTCAAGGAGATGAACGACAGGAATTTAAAGGACAGGTACCAGAGGATGGTTAAAGAGGATGGAAACGGCTACCGCTCCATTCTGGAGTTCTAA
- a CDS encoding SPASM domain-containing protein, with the protein MEKVAYDTAQAFGIALSPNVVSVAKPPWSDRPHSGRLERLILQLGSGKGRFSEVTGIPRSIGCIGNNSFILRREPLSVERVRELIKEFKLAGGRELWLTNYDSHDYLLSIAAYAAEIEVPEVYAVVLLDDVDEIRPIDGVRFIAELEYSPENVQRLEARDWLHGALVMVKGSDLDGLRGLKTTFPGEIYLDVLYPGSARKLDFNVIEMRRILNPTTERYHDCLAGTLAITADGYALPCPLLRNNIVADAKETSIKGILRKKRLKEFWRMTKDRIGTCSNCPFRYICHDCRALEYQATGEIDGLEYCPVFL; encoded by the coding sequence ATGGAGAAGGTGGCTTATGATACCGCTCAGGCGTTTGGCATTGCCCTCTCTCCAAACGTGGTCTCGGTCGCCAAGCCTCCCTGGAGCGACAGGCCCCATAGCGGCAGGCTTGAGAGGCTCATCCTCCAGCTCGGCTCTGGGAAGGGCAGGTTCTCCGAAGTTACTGGAATCCCTCGTTCCATCGGATGCATCGGCAACAACTCCTTCATACTCCGAAGGGAGCCCCTGAGCGTCGAGCGCGTGAGGGAGCTGATAAAGGAGTTCAAGCTTGCGGGCGGAAGGGAGCTCTGGCTCACCAACTACGACAGCCATGATTACCTCTTGTCCATAGCTGCCTACGCCGCGGAGATAGAGGTTCCTGAGGTCTACGCGGTGGTTCTCCTCGATGACGTCGATGAAATACGGCCAATTGATGGAGTTCGCTTCATAGCGGAGCTTGAGTACTCTCCAGAGAACGTCCAGAGGCTTGAGGCTCGGGACTGGCTCCACGGGGCTCTGGTGATGGTAAAGGGTTCGGATCTGGATGGGCTAAGGGGTCTCAAGACCACCTTTCCAGGGGAGATATACCTCGACGTCCTCTACCCCGGCTCGGCCAGAAAGTTGGACTTCAATGTAATAGAGATGAGGCGCATCCTCAACCCGACTACCGAGCGGTACCACGACTGCCTTGCTGGGACGCTCGCGATAACTGCCGACGGCTACGCCCTGCCATGTCCGCTTCTCCGCAACAACATCGTTGCCGACGCAAAGGAGACCAGTATAAAGGGAATCCTCAGGAAGAAGCGCCTCAAGGAGTTCTGGAGGATGACGAAGGATAGGATAGGAACTTGCAGCAACTGCCCCTTCAGGTATATATGCCACGACTGCAGGGCCCTTGAATACCAGGCGACTGGGGAAATCGACGGCCTCGAATACTGCCCGGTATTCCTTTAG
- a CDS encoding Lrp/AsnC family transcriptional regulator: protein MVNALDAADMRLLKELKENSRENIASLSKKLGIPRTTVHYRIKKLVEDGVIEKFTVKPNYKKLNLGTTAFILARYDPDSGLNQREVAERIAALEGVYEVHIIAGEWDLLIKVRAPSSEEVGRIVVDRLREIRGVGQTVTMVSFVTVKEEL, encoded by the coding sequence ATGGTAAACGCTCTTGATGCTGCTGATATGCGCCTGTTGAAGGAGCTTAAGGAGAACTCGAGGGAGAACATAGCCAGCCTGAGCAAGAAGCTCGGCATACCCCGGACCACCGTCCACTACCGCATCAAGAAGCTCGTAGAGGATGGTGTAATAGAGAAGTTCACGGTCAAACCCAACTACAAGAAGCTAAACCTCGGCACAACCGCCTTTATTTTGGCGCGCTACGACCCGGATTCGGGCCTCAACCAGAGGGAAGTGGCTGAGAGGATAGCGGCCCTTGAGGGTGTCTACGAGGTGCACATAATAGCCGGCGAGTGGGATTTATTGATAAAGGTCCGCGCCCCCAGCTCTGAAGAGGTCGGCCGGATAGTGGTTGACAGGCTGAGGGAGATAAGGGGCGTCGGCCAGACGGTGACGATGGTGTCCTTCGTCACCGTGAAGGAGGAGCTGTGA
- a CDS encoding radical SAM protein, with product MTERKKLKIYIPGIKFPSVSVTGNACALNCAHCGKHYLEGMRKPERGELLSYCLDLSRKGYAGCLLSGGMDGRMKVPLDFYADEIREIKRRTNLKLNAHVGFIDENDLEWLRWVDVVSLDFVGDDDVIKRVYKIDKTVKDYLRILDILTENGIRVAPHITIGLDFGKIHWEYKTIDLLMNYPIDVLVLDVLIPTKGTEMENVPKPSVEESLKVVKYARERFDGEISIGCMRPLGKWRLDFDRGAVLAGVDRLTNPPRKIIEWAKTVRDVEVIYECCVM from the coding sequence AACTGCGCCCACTGCGGGAAGCACTACCTTGAGGGCATGAGGAAGCCGGAGCGGGGAGAGCTTTTGAGTTACTGCCTCGACCTTTCCAGAAAGGGTTACGCCGGCTGTTTGCTGAGCGGCGGGATGGACGGAAGGATGAAGGTCCCGCTGGATTTCTATGCCGACGAAATCAGGGAGATAAAGAGGAGAACCAACCTCAAGCTCAACGCCCACGTCGGCTTTATAGACGAGAACGATTTGGAGTGGCTCCGCTGGGTGGATGTGGTTTCCCTTGACTTCGTCGGCGATGACGATGTGATAAAGCGGGTCTACAAAATAGACAAGACTGTGAAAGACTACCTTAGAATCCTCGACATCCTCACGGAGAACGGAATAAGAGTTGCGCCGCACATAACCATTGGCCTGGACTTTGGAAAAATCCACTGGGAATACAAGACCATAGACCTGCTGATGAACTATCCTATAGACGTTCTCGTTCTAGATGTGCTCATCCCGACGAAGGGAACGGAGATGGAGAACGTTCCAAAACCGAGCGTCGAGGAGAGCCTGAAGGTCGTGAAATACGCCAGGGAGCGCTTTGATGGTGAGATAAGCATAGGCTGCATGCGGCCGCTCGGAAAATGGAGGTTGGACTTCGACAGGGGGGCGGTTTTGGCTGGGGTAGACAGGCTGACAAACCCGCCGAGGAAGATAATCGAATGGGCAAAAACAGTAAGGGACGTTGAGGTAATCTACGAGTGCTGCGTTATGTAG
- a CDS encoding ubiquitin-like small modifier protein 1, translating to MKVTVRYFARYRSLVGKGEEELEVPDGITVGELIEILREKHPVLRNEVFAEDDDLADVNVSRNGRYVRFDEVLHDGDVVALFPPVSGG from the coding sequence ATGAAGGTTACCGTTCGCTATTTTGCAAGGTACCGCTCCCTCGTGGGGAAGGGCGAGGAGGAGCTGGAAGTCCCGGATGGTATAACAGTCGGCGAGCTGATAGAGATTTTGCGGGAGAAGCATCCGGTTCTCAGGAACGAGGTCTTTGCTGAGGACGATGATTTAGCCGACGTCAACGTCTCCAGAAACGGTCGCTACGTCCGCTTCGATGAGGTTCTCCACGACGGTGATGTCGTCGCCCTCTTCCCGCCGGTGAGTGGTGGTTGA
- a CDS encoding RsmB/NOP family class I SAM-dependent RNA methyltransferase, whose protein sequence is MSYEDAFPPELREYYRRLFGSEAEEIMASLRTPVEKYYIRVNTLKTSRSKLMSILKKEGLKPKRSPYLKEGIYFEREGPNFPDDYEPGLPVVRANKFASESVYQGAMLYAPGVLQADKKIKPGDEVEIRDPRGLLVGVGIARMSAKEMILSTRGLAVEVTLPKFRLPSLSELESFREGLFYAQSLPSMVVAHVLEPSEEELIIDMAAAPGGKTSHISQLMQNRGEIIAIDKSRNRLKKTEEELNRLGVKNVKLLHMDSRKLPELGIEADKILLDAPCTALGIRPKLWESRTPKDIEATARYQRHFINAAIKSLRKDGVLVYSTCTLSLEENEANVRYMLEKGLKLEEQSVFIGSHGIDLDGVQRFYPNRHLTQGFFIARLRKVKG, encoded by the coding sequence GTGAGCTACGAGGACGCTTTTCCGCCGGAGCTGAGGGAGTACTACCGAAGACTCTTCGGGAGCGAAGCGGAGGAGATAATGGCCTCTCTCAGGACGCCGGTGGAGAAGTACTACATCCGCGTCAACACGCTCAAGACGAGCCGCTCGAAGCTGATGAGCATTCTGAAAAAGGAGGGCCTGAAGCCGAAGAGGAGCCCCTACCTCAAGGAGGGGATATACTTCGAGAGGGAAGGCCCGAACTTTCCCGATGATTACGAGCCTGGCCTCCCGGTGGTGAGGGCCAACAAGTTCGCGAGTGAAAGCGTCTACCAGGGCGCGATGCTCTACGCACCGGGTGTTCTTCAGGCGGACAAGAAGATTAAGCCCGGCGATGAGGTGGAGATAAGGGATCCAAGGGGCCTCCTCGTCGGCGTTGGAATAGCCAGGATGAGCGCCAAGGAGATGATACTGTCAACGAGGGGCTTAGCTGTCGAGGTTACGCTCCCCAAGTTCAGGCTGCCCAGTCTCAGCGAGCTGGAGAGCTTTAGGGAGGGCCTCTTCTACGCCCAGAGTCTGCCCTCGATGGTGGTTGCCCACGTTTTAGAGCCAAGCGAGGAGGAGCTTATAATTGACATGGCGGCGGCACCGGGCGGAAAGACGAGCCACATATCTCAGCTCATGCAGAACAGGGGCGAGATAATAGCAATTGACAAATCGAGGAACAGGCTGAAGAAGACCGAGGAAGAGCTGAACAGGCTGGGCGTTAAGAACGTTAAGCTGCTCCACATGGACTCCAGGAAGCTACCTGAGCTCGGAATCGAGGCGGACAAGATACTACTCGATGCACCCTGCACCGCACTGGGAATACGGCCGAAACTCTGGGAGAGCAGAACTCCAAAGGACATCGAGGCGACGGCGCGCTACCAGAGGCACTTCATAAACGCCGCCATAAAGTCCCTCAGGAAGGACGGCGTTCTCGTTTACTCAACCTGCACGCTCTCGCTTGAAGAGAACGAGGCCAACGTAAGGTACATGCTCGAAAAAGGCTTAAAGCTCGAGGAGCAGAGCGTATTCATAGGGTCGCACGGGATAGACCTCGACGGTGTGCAGAGGTTTTATCCAAACAGGCACCTCACGCAGGGCTTCTTCATAGCGAGGCTCAGGAAGGTGAAGGGATGA
- a CDS encoding molybdenum cofactor biosynthesis protein MoaE: MKVRLTKEPFDLNEALGHLLVPEAGAYVFFLGKVRNENHGRRVEKLIYEAYPEMAEAEMERIRKEALEKFPILDMLIWHRYGELRVGQDTILIIASGKHRREAFEACSWAIDEVKKRVPIWKKEVTDEGTFWIEGDRVVPEG, from the coding sequence ATGAAAGTCAGGCTCACGAAGGAACCCTTCGACCTCAATGAAGCCCTGGGCCACCTCCTGGTTCCGGAAGCTGGGGCTTACGTCTTCTTCCTCGGAAAGGTGAGGAACGAGAACCACGGGAGACGGGTTGAGAAGCTCATCTACGAGGCCTACCCTGAGATGGCCGAGGCTGAGATGGAGCGCATACGAAAGGAGGCCCTTGAGAAGTTCCCGATCCTGGACATGCTCATCTGGCACCGTTACGGGGAGCTCAGGGTTGGCCAGGACACGATACTGATCATAGCCAGCGGAAAGCACAGGAGAGAGGCCTTTGAGGCCTGTTCATGGGCCATCGATGAAGTGAAGAAGCGCGTCCCGATCTGGAAGAAGGAGGTAACTGATGAGGGAACCTTCTGGATCGAGGGGGACAGGGTTGTGCCTGAGGGATGA
- a CDS encoding CDP-2,3-bis-(O-geranylgeranyl)-sn-glycerol synthase, with protein MGLLSSLLWAFWYILPAYFANASPVLVGGGRPIDGGRTWRDGRRLFGDGKTWRGFIGGVSIGTLVGIVQYHITPSFYGDLRTAVLLAFLLSFGALLGDLIGSFFKRRANLPRGAPAIGLDQLGFLITALALAYPVKTLSSGQIIFLLVVSPFIHWGANYFAYKMGWKSVPW; from the coding sequence ATGGGATTGCTCTCATCCCTCCTCTGGGCGTTTTGGTACATCCTTCCGGCGTACTTCGCCAACGCCTCTCCGGTTCTGGTCGGTGGAGGCAGGCCCATCGATGGCGGTAGAACCTGGCGGGACGGGAGGAGGCTTTTCGGGGACGGAAAAACGTGGCGCGGCTTCATAGGCGGTGTTTCTATAGGCACTCTCGTGGGGATTGTCCAGTACCACATAACCCCTAGCTTCTACGGCGACCTTAGGACTGCCGTCCTGCTAGCTTTTCTCCTCTCCTTCGGTGCCCTCCTCGGAGATCTCATCGGGAGCTTCTTCAAGAGGCGCGCGAACCTGCCGAGGGGCGCCCCGGCCATAGGCCTCGACCAGCTCGGCTTCCTCATAACTGCCCTCGCCCTCGCGTATCCGGTCAAGACGCTCTCCAGCGGCCAAATAATCTTCCTCCTCGTGGTCTCGCCCTTCATCCACTGGGGGGCCAACTACTTCGCCTACAAGATGGGCTGGAAGAGCGTGCCCTGGTAG
- a CDS encoding adenosine-specific kinase — protein sequence MVKIEVIDIEKPEGVEVIIGQGNFSIFTVDDLAKTLLTTVPGIKFGVAMNEAKPQLTRFTGNDEELEQLAAKNALKIGAGHVFVILMKNAFPINVLNAVKNHPAVAMVYGASENPFQVIVAETELGRSVLGVVDGKAANRIEDEELKRERRELVEKIGYKFD from the coding sequence ATGGTGAAGATAGAGGTCATTGACATTGAAAAGCCAGAGGGCGTCGAGGTGATAATCGGGCAGGGCAACTTCTCAATATTCACCGTCGACGACCTGGCGAAGACTCTCCTCACAACAGTTCCGGGCATAAAGTTCGGCGTGGCCATGAACGAGGCCAAACCCCAGCTCACGCGCTTCACCGGAAACGACGAGGAGCTTGAGCAGCTCGCGGCAAAGAACGCACTGAAGATTGGCGCGGGCCACGTCTTCGTCATCCTCATGAAGAACGCCTTCCCGATAAACGTTCTCAACGCGGTGAAGAATCACCCGGCAGTGGCAATGGTCTACGGGGCCAGCGAGAATCCCTTCCAGGTGATAGTTGCGGAGACGGAACTCGGAAGGAGCGTCCTCGGCGTGGTGGATGGCAAGGCCGCCAACAGGATTGAGGACGAGGAACTCAAGAGGGAACGCAGAGAGCTCGTCGAGAAGATAGGCTATAAGTTCGACTGA
- a CDS encoding ThiF family adenylyltransferase: MLSEKELERYDRQIMILGKEGQEKLKNSKVAVVGVGGLGSPVAYYLAAAGIGTILLIDEQTPELSNLNRQILHWEEDLEKNPKPLSAKWKLERFNSEVRIETFVGRLDESNIDDVLAGVDIIVDCLDNFETRFLLDDYSQRKRVPLVHGAVEGTFGQVTTVVPGITKSLREIFPNIKEKSGKFPILGATAGVIGSIQTMEVIKLLTGIGEPLLNKLLLVDLAFNTFDVVDLR, from the coding sequence ATGCTGAGCGAGAAGGAGCTTGAGCGCTACGACAGGCAGATCATGATACTCGGGAAAGAAGGGCAGGAGAAGCTGAAGAACTCGAAGGTGGCAGTCGTTGGAGTCGGCGGCCTCGGAAGTCCGGTTGCCTACTACTTGGCCGCGGCTGGGATAGGTACCATACTCCTCATAGACGAGCAAACACCGGAGCTCAGCAACCTCAACAGGCAGATACTCCACTGGGAGGAGGATCTGGAAAAGAACCCCAAGCCCCTCTCCGCTAAGTGGAAGCTGGAGCGCTTCAACTCCGAGGTAAGGATAGAGACCTTCGTGGGGCGCCTTGACGAGTCGAACATCGATGACGTCCTCGCGGGCGTGGATATCATAGTAGACTGCCTCGACAACTTCGAGACGAGGTTTCTGCTCGACGATTACTCCCAGAGGAAGCGCGTTCCCCTCGTTCACGGGGCCGTCGAGGGAACCTTTGGCCAAGTGACGACGGTAGTGCCGGGAATAACGAAGAGCCTCAGGGAAATCTTCCCGAATATAAAAGAAAAGAGCGGAAAATTCCCGATTCTGGGGGCGACGGCGGGAGTTATAGGCTCGATTCAGACAATGGAGGTCATAAAGCTCCTCACCGGCATAGGCGAGCCCCTTCTCAACAAGCTGCTCCTAGTTGACCTTGCATTCAACACCTTCGACGTTGTTGATCTCAGGTAG
- a CDS encoding lysylphosphatidylglycerol synthase transmembrane domain-containing protein: MNHRKYSLLGVGLLIIFLLLWWAGLEDVLEILRTARPDYFALAVLAYIGSLLAWALRWRVLLKSLDIGVGFKTIVGALFAGVFVNNVTPGARGGGEPVRMYYISKRTGEPYGHVFATVMMDRIMDVIPVVFMLLIATVHVYRLGSFTLTLTIFLLDVFFAFVTLATVGILLSERKTKGILYWFYRRFKRLMPGKAIKYEEKFVHAVEVSVPQFQENFKVLMRHKRAFVLSLFWSFVSWTLILLRSYFIFISINSPIKLVDVMVVQMIGIVVGMFAVVPGGAGLIEAINSGVYVLLGINKEIAVTATILERLISYWAPTFIGAGILTHFGIKIEEKRASDNDINEEAQEKG; this comes from the coding sequence ATGAACCACAGGAAGTACTCGCTCCTGGGCGTTGGTCTGCTCATAATATTCCTGCTCCTATGGTGGGCCGGCCTAGAGGACGTCCTGGAGATACTCAGAACGGCCAGACCCGACTACTTTGCCCTGGCAGTTCTGGCCTACATAGGGTCCCTCCTGGCCTGGGCCCTCCGCTGGCGTGTCCTCCTCAAGAGTCTCGACATAGGTGTCGGGTTCAAAACCATCGTAGGGGCCCTGTTCGCCGGTGTTTTCGTAAACAACGTCACGCCCGGAGCGAGGGGCGGTGGAGAGCCCGTTAGGATGTATTACATCTCAAAGAGGACGGGGGAACCCTACGGCCACGTCTTCGCCACCGTCATGATGGACAGGATAATGGACGTCATCCCGGTGGTGTTCATGCTCCTCATTGCCACGGTTCACGTGTACCGCCTGGGCTCATTCACGCTCACGCTCACCATCTTCCTCCTCGACGTCTTCTTCGCCTTCGTAACCCTTGCCACAGTTGGAATCCTGCTGAGCGAAAGAAAAACAAAGGGAATACTCTACTGGTTCTACCGCCGGTTCAAGAGGCTGATGCCCGGAAAGGCCATCAAGTACGAGGAGAAGTTCGTTCACGCCGTCGAGGTGAGCGTCCCACAGTTCCAGGAGAACTTCAAAGTCCTCATGAGGCACAAGAGGGCCTTCGTCCTCTCGCTCTTCTGGTCCTTTGTTTCGTGGACGCTGATACTCCTGAGGTCTTACTTCATCTTCATCAGCATAAACAGCCCGATAAAGCTCGTCGACGTCATGGTCGTTCAGATGATAGGCATCGTCGTCGGCATGTTCGCAGTGGTTCCGGGCGGGGCCGGCCTCATTGAGGCCATAAACTCCGGAGTCTACGTCCTCCTTGGGATAAACAAGGAGATAGCGGTCACCGCGACGATCCTGGAGAGGCTCATCTCTTACTGGGCGCCTACTTTCATAGGCGCTGGCATCCTGACACACTTCGGCATCAAGATCGAGGAGAAGAGGGCCAGCGACAACGATATAAACGAAGAGGCCCAAGAGAAAGGTTAG